One region of Bradyrhizobium betae genomic DNA includes:
- the ssuC gene encoding aliphatic sulfonate ABC transporter permease SsuC — MSLIDSVSLPRSFRLPRVDGLIQWILPLAIIAIWQVASVTGFVPTRVLPAPSDVVLAGWKLLLSGELVRNIWVSFWRASIGFLIGGGIGFAFGLANGLSQLSAKLTDTTLQMVRNVPHLALIPLVILWFGIDESAKLFLVALGVFFPIYLNTLHGIRTVDPQLIEMGRIYGMTDAELFRRVIFPGALPSIFVGIRFALGIMWLTLIVAETIAASSGLGYMAMQAREFMLIDVVVLSILIYALLGKLADSASRVLERATLSWHPAFQKR, encoded by the coding sequence ATGAGCCTGATCGACAGCGTTTCGCTTCCGCGCAGCTTCCGTTTGCCGCGTGTCGACGGCCTGATCCAGTGGATCCTGCCGCTCGCCATCATCGCGATCTGGCAGGTCGCCAGCGTCACCGGATTCGTGCCGACACGGGTGCTGCCGGCGCCGAGCGACGTCGTGCTCGCGGGCTGGAAGCTGCTGCTCTCCGGCGAGCTCGTCCGCAACATCTGGGTCTCGTTCTGGCGCGCCTCGATCGGCTTCCTGATCGGCGGCGGCATCGGCTTCGCCTTCGGTCTGGCGAATGGCCTGTCGCAGCTTTCGGCCAAGCTCACCGATACCACGCTGCAGATGGTGCGCAACGTGCCGCATCTGGCGCTGATCCCGCTGGTCATCCTGTGGTTCGGCATCGACGAAAGCGCCAAGCTGTTCCTGGTCGCGCTCGGCGTCTTCTTCCCGATCTACCTCAACACGCTGCACGGCATCCGCACCGTCGATCCGCAGCTGATCGAGATGGGCCGGATCTACGGCATGACCGACGCCGAGCTGTTCCGCCGCGTGATCTTCCCGGGCGCGCTGCCGTCGATCTTCGTCGGAATCCGCTTCGCGCTCGGCATCATGTGGCTGACCCTGATCGTCGCCGAGACCATCGCGGCGTCCTCGGGCCTCGGCTACATGGCGATGCAGGCGCGCGAGTTCATGCTGATCGACGTCGTCGTGCTCTCGATCCTGATCTACGCCCTGCTCGGCAAGCTCGCCGACAGCGCCTCCCGCGTGCTGGAGCGGGCGACGCTCTCCTGGCACCCCGCCTTCCAGAAACGCTGA
- a CDS encoding c-type cytochrome has product MVHLPFVFRFVWTVRLLAAVVVGIAATGAARAQAQAISPPVWTVPEVGALPDDDRGRLVRRGRDLITATYAHIGPEVPDTAKRFAGNNLACSNCHLEAGTKKFGLPLFGLVELFPQYSARLGAEMTIEDRVNSCMSRSMNGRVLPSDSAEMKAMVAYIRFLSSGVPAGKVLSGLGAGAMPELDRAADPVRGKAIYANACLACHNADGSGIRRSLPTVDLGYMVPPLWGADSFNNGAGMARLISAANFVHFNMPHGTDYLNPQLTVEQAWDVAAYMISQPRPTKAGLDKDFPDLRTKPVDAPYGPYADGFDQQQHMYGPFGPIRAELAKKQ; this is encoded by the coding sequence ATGGTTCATCTTCCTTTTGTGTTCCGCTTCGTCTGGACCGTGCGTCTGCTTGCGGCCGTTGTCGTCGGAATAGCCGCGACAGGTGCGGCGCGTGCGCAAGCGCAAGCGATCTCCCCTCCCGTCTGGACAGTGCCGGAAGTCGGCGCGCTGCCTGATGACGATCGTGGCCGCCTCGTGCGGCGCGGGCGCGACCTGATCACCGCGACTTACGCCCATATCGGGCCGGAGGTGCCGGATACAGCCAAACGTTTTGCCGGCAACAATCTCGCCTGCAGCAACTGTCACCTTGAAGCCGGCACGAAGAAATTCGGCCTTCCGCTGTTCGGGCTGGTCGAGCTGTTTCCGCAGTACAGCGCCCGCCTCGGCGCCGAAATGACGATCGAGGACCGGGTGAACTCGTGCATGTCGCGCAGCATGAACGGCCGCGTACTGCCGTCCGACAGTGCGGAAATGAAAGCCATGGTGGCCTATATCAGATTTCTGTCCTCGGGGGTTCCAGCCGGCAAGGTCTTGTCGGGGCTCGGCGCAGGCGCGATGCCTGAACTCGATCGGGCGGCCGATCCGGTTCGCGGCAAAGCGATCTATGCCAATGCTTGTCTCGCCTGTCACAACGCCGACGGCTCCGGAATCCGCCGCAGCCTGCCGACTGTCGATCTCGGCTACATGGTGCCGCCGCTGTGGGGGGCGGACAGTTTCAACAATGGCGCCGGCATGGCCCGGCTGATTTCCGCGGCGAACTTCGTACACTTCAACATGCCCCACGGGACGGACTATTTGAATCCGCAGCTCACGGTCGAGCAGGCCTGGGACGTCGCCGCCTACATGATCTCTCAGCCGCGACCGACAAAAGCGGGCCTCGACAAGGATTTCCCGGACCTTCGGACCAAGCCCGTCGACGCGCCTTACGGCCCGTACGCCGACGGCTTCGATCAGCAGCAACACATGTACGGACCGTTCGGTCCGATCCGGGCGGAGTTAGCCAAAAAGCAGTGA
- a CDS encoding cytochrome P450, giving the protein MSTAPRIDIDPAAFWADPYPTLARMRREAPIAFVPQLGSTLLVSRDDISISEKQIDVFSSHQPAGLMNRLMGHNMMRKDGEAHQAERRAMFPTVSPKTVKAHWTALFQAHADRIIDAIEPGTRIDFMRDFALPFSGECLKSITGLTNIRYQDMDAWSQGMIEGIANYGGDPAVEARCHAATSGIDAAIDDILPVMRDKPDQSILGVLLAAGMPMDSVRANVKLAISGGQNEPRKAIAGTVWALLSHPDQLALVCSGEVSWLQAFEEYARWISPIGMSPRRIAKPWSIRDVSFETDERVFLMFGSANRDEKHFERADQFDVRRDTSKSVAFGAGPHFCAGAFASRAMIADVALPTLFARAPNLELADDEPVRIGGWAFRGLQNLPVRWLH; this is encoded by the coding sequence TTGAGCACCGCGCCGCGCATCGACATCGACCCGGCCGCATTCTGGGCCGATCCCTATCCGACGCTTGCAAGAATGCGCAGGGAGGCGCCGATCGCGTTCGTGCCGCAGCTCGGCTCGACGCTGCTGGTGAGCCGCGACGACATCTCGATCTCCGAGAAGCAGATCGACGTGTTCTCCTCGCACCAGCCGGCCGGCCTGATGAACCGGCTGATGGGCCACAACATGATGCGCAAGGACGGCGAGGCGCATCAGGCCGAGCGCCGCGCGATGTTCCCGACGGTGTCCCCGAAGACGGTGAAGGCGCACTGGACCGCGCTGTTCCAGGCGCATGCCGACCGCATCATCGACGCGATCGAGCCCGGCACCCGGATCGACTTCATGCGCGACTTCGCGCTGCCGTTCTCCGGCGAATGCCTGAAGTCGATCACCGGTCTCACCAACATCCGATATCAGGACATGGATGCGTGGTCGCAAGGCATGATCGAGGGCATCGCCAATTACGGCGGCGATCCCGCCGTCGAGGCGCGCTGCCACGCGGCGACGTCAGGCATCGATGCTGCGATCGACGACATCCTGCCGGTGATGCGTGACAAACCCGACCAGAGCATCCTCGGTGTCCTGCTCGCTGCGGGCATGCCGATGGACAGCGTGCGCGCCAACGTCAAACTCGCGATATCAGGCGGCCAGAACGAGCCGCGCAAGGCGATCGCCGGGACGGTGTGGGCGCTGCTGAGCCATCCCGATCAGCTCGCTCTCGTGTGCAGCGGCGAGGTCTCCTGGCTGCAGGCGTTCGAGGAGTACGCCCGCTGGATCTCGCCGATCGGGATGTCGCCGCGGCGGATCGCAAAGCCATGGTCGATCCGCGACGTCTCGTTCGAAACCGACGAGCGCGTGTTCCTGATGTTCGGTTCGGCCAACCGCGACGAGAAGCATTTTGAGCGCGCCGATCAGTTCGACGTGCGGCGCGACACCTCCAAGAGCGTCGCCTTCGGCGCCGGCCCGCATTTCTGCGCAGGGGCCTTCGCCTCGCGCGCGATGATCGCCGACGTCGCGCTGCCGACATTGTTCGCCCGCGCCCCAAACCTGGAGCTCGCTGACGACGAGCCGGTGCGGATCGGCGGCTGGGCGTTCCGCGGCCTGCAGAATTTGCCGGTGCGGTGGCTGCATTAG
- a CDS encoding M20 family metallopeptidase has product MSQAQITDWLASQRQAMIDLLRDVVNIDSGSYDKEGVDAVGARFERHFAEHGIPFRRESDANFGDAIHADVAKPGSNEKPVLLMGHRDTVFGKGEAGRRPFTIKDGRAYGPGVADMKSGLVMNVFVATAFHKFGGSPHPIKLLITSDEEIGSPSSRPVIEREGRAARAVFNSEPGRPTGNIVTGRKGGIFMHFAITGKAAHSGANFAAGVSAIGELAHKIVQIHALTDLDKGITLNVGLVSGGQSVNTTAPYAEGQIDLRYVDPSDRARIMAAIEKIIATPYVPGTSATLTIKGEFVPVVQSEASKTLFEGYQAAAKQVGLTTLQGEFSGGCADSGFTAAVGTPTICGLGPVGGLAHTPEEYLEIDSIVPRAQALALAILRG; this is encoded by the coding sequence ATGTCTCAAGCTCAAATCACGGACTGGCTGGCGTCACAGCGACAGGCGATGATCGACCTGCTGCGCGACGTCGTGAACATCGATTCCGGGTCTTATGACAAGGAGGGCGTCGATGCGGTCGGTGCGCGGTTCGAGCGGCATTTTGCCGAGCACGGCATTCCGTTCCGGCGCGAGAGCGATGCCAATTTCGGCGATGCGATCCATGCCGACGTGGCAAAGCCCGGCAGCAACGAGAAGCCGGTCTTGCTGATGGGACATCGCGACACCGTGTTCGGCAAGGGCGAGGCCGGGCGGCGCCCGTTCACGATCAAGGACGGTCGTGCCTACGGACCCGGCGTCGCCGACATGAAGTCCGGCCTCGTCATGAACGTGTTCGTGGCAACGGCCTTCCACAAGTTCGGCGGCAGCCCGCATCCGATCAAGCTGCTGATCACCTCCGACGAGGAAATCGGCTCGCCCTCCTCCCGCCCGGTGATCGAGCGCGAGGGGCGCGCCGCCCGCGCCGTGTTCAATTCGGAACCGGGCCGCCCCACAGGCAACATCGTCACCGGCCGCAAGGGCGGCATCTTCATGCATTTTGCCATCACCGGCAAAGCCGCGCATTCCGGCGCCAATTTCGCCGCGGGCGTCAGCGCGATCGGCGAGCTCGCGCACAAGATCGTCCAGATCCATGCGCTGACCGATCTCGACAAGGGCATCACGCTCAATGTCGGCCTCGTCTCGGGCGGTCAGTCCGTCAACACCACGGCGCCTTACGCGGAAGGGCAGATCGACCTGCGCTATGTCGATCCGTCGGATCGCGCTCGGATCATGGCCGCGATCGAAAAGATCATCGCGACGCCTTACGTGCCGGGCACCAGCGCGACGCTGACGATCAAGGGCGAGTTCGTGCCAGTGGTGCAAAGCGAGGCCTCGAAGACGCTGTTCGAGGGCTATCAGGCCGCCGCAAAGCAGGTCGGCCTCACCACGCTGCAGGGCGAATTCTCCGGCGGCTGCGCCGATTCCGGTTTCACCGCAGCGGTCGGCACGCCGACGATCTGCGGCCTCGGCCCGGTCGGCGGGCTCGCGCACACGCCGGAGGAATATCTGGAGATCGACAGCATCGTGCCGCGCGCTCAGGCGCTGGCGCTGGCGATCTTGCGGGGGTGA
- the ssuD gene encoding FMNH2-dependent alkanesulfonate monooxygenase — protein MSKPSNANILWFLPTHGDGRYLGTGIGGREVNFNYLRQVAQAADQLGYFGVLLPTGRSCEDSWIVASSVAPFTEGLRYLVAVRPGLQSPSVAARMTSTLDRITNGRLLVNVVTGGDPVENKGDGIFLNHDERYEVTREFLNVYSDLLAGKAVNVEGKHIHVEGGKLLFHPVQSPRPPLYFGGSSDAGIDVAVDTVDKYLTWGEPPALVAEKIAKVKAVASARGRKLSFGIRLHVIVRETNDAAWRAANELIKHVSDDTIALAQKNFARMDSVGQQRMAQLHGGKRDKLEIAPNLWAGVGLVRGGAGTALVGDAETVAARIKEYQDLGIDTFIMSGYPHLEEAYRFAELVFPLLSLEHSSNVTKLHFNGGPFGETVGRDFRPQQRVSES, from the coding sequence ATGAGTAAGCCAAGCAACGCCAACATCCTCTGGTTCCTGCCGACCCACGGCGACGGTCGCTATCTCGGCACCGGCATCGGCGGCCGCGAGGTCAACTTCAACTATCTGCGCCAGGTCGCGCAGGCGGCCGACCAGCTCGGCTATTTCGGTGTGCTGCTGCCGACCGGGCGGTCGTGCGAGGATTCCTGGATCGTCGCCTCCTCGGTCGCGCCGTTCACCGAGGGGCTGCGCTATCTCGTCGCCGTTCGCCCCGGCCTGCAATCGCCGAGCGTCGCCGCGCGCATGACGTCGACGCTCGATCGCATTACGAACGGCCGGCTGCTCGTCAACGTCGTCACCGGCGGCGATCCCGTCGAGAACAAGGGCGACGGCATCTTCCTCAATCACGACGAGCGTTACGAGGTCACCCGCGAGTTCCTCAACGTCTATAGCGACCTCCTCGCCGGCAAGGCCGTCAATGTCGAGGGCAAGCACATCCACGTCGAGGGCGGCAAGCTGCTGTTTCACCCGGTGCAGTCGCCGCGTCCGCCGCTCTATTTCGGCGGCTCGTCGGATGCCGGCATCGACGTCGCGGTCGACACCGTCGACAAATATCTCACCTGGGGCGAGCCGCCGGCTCTGGTGGCCGAGAAGATCGCCAAGGTGAAGGCGGTCGCCAGCGCGCGCGGCCGCAAGCTCTCCTTCGGCATCCGCCTGCATGTGATCGTCCGCGAGACCAATGACGCGGCCTGGCGGGCCGCGAACGAGCTGATCAAGCATGTCAGCGACGACACCATCGCGCTGGCGCAGAAGAACTTTGCCCGCATGGATTCGGTCGGCCAGCAGCGCATGGCGCAGCTTCATGGCGGCAAGCGCGACAAGCTCGAGATCGCGCCGAACCTGTGGGCCGGTGTCGGCCTCGTGCGCGGCGGCGCCGGCACGGCGCTGGTCGGCGACGCCGAAACCGTCGCGGCCCGCATCAAGGAGTATCAGGATCTCGGTATCGATACCTTCATCATGTCGGGCTACCCGCATCTGGAGGAAGCCTATCGCTTTGCCGAGCTGGTGTTCCCGCTGCTCTCGCTGGAGCATTCAAGCAACGTGACCAAGCTGCACTTCAATGGCGGTCCCTTTGGTGAAACGGTCGGCCGCGATTTCCGTCCGCAGCAGCGGGTGTCCGAGTCATGA
- a CDS encoding ATP-binding cassette domain-containing protein, with the protein MQTALRTSLPETELASRASFAPAARVVREERQERQVQTSGLPLSIRGLRKSYGDNEVLRGIDLHIPAGQFVAIVGKSGCGKSTLLRLIAGLEKIDAGSISFGDAAVKPEDIRVMFQEPRLLPWAPVLSNVEVGLGRDRSSSDADARAEKALAEVGLTDKRDQWPSVLSGGQKQRVALARALVSNPRVLAFDEPLGALDALTRISMQRLLERVWRDQGFTAILVTHDVAEAVALADRVLVIDEGRIAHDVTVNLARPRERGSAELAGLEGSILSHLLSADDRT; encoded by the coding sequence ATGCAGACAGCTCTCCGTACCTCCCTCCCTGAGACCGAGCTCGCAAGCCGCGCCAGTTTCGCACCAGCGGCCCGTGTCGTGCGCGAGGAGCGCCAGGAACGACAAGTGCAGACTAGCGGCCTGCCGCTCAGCATCCGCGGCTTGCGCAAATCCTACGGCGACAACGAGGTGCTGCGCGGCATCGACCTGCACATTCCCGCCGGCCAGTTCGTCGCGATCGTGGGCAAGAGCGGTTGCGGCAAGAGCACGCTGCTGCGCCTGATCGCGGGCCTGGAAAAGATCGACGCCGGCAGCATCAGTTTCGGTGATGCGGCGGTCAAACCCGAGGATATCCGCGTGATGTTCCAGGAGCCGCGGCTGCTGCCCTGGGCGCCGGTGCTCTCCAATGTCGAGGTCGGTCTCGGCCGCGATCGCTCGTCCAGCGATGCGGACGCCCGCGCCGAGAAGGCGCTTGCCGAGGTCGGGCTGACCGACAAGCGCGACCAGTGGCCCTCGGTGCTGTCGGGTGGCCAGAAACAGCGCGTCGCGCTTGCCCGCGCGCTGGTGTCCAATCCGCGCGTGCTGGCCTTCGACGAGCCGCTCGGCGCGCTGGACGCGCTGACCCGGATCTCGATGCAGCGCCTGCTGGAGCGGGTCTGGCGCGACCAGGGCTTTACCGCGATCCTGGTGACCCACGACGTCGCCGAGGCGGTGGCGCTGGCGGACCGGGTGCTGGTGATCGACGAGGGCCGGATCGCCCACGATGTTACGGTTAATTTGGCCCGGCCGCGGGAGCGCGGCTCGGCCGAGCTCGCCGGTCTCGAAGGCTCGATCCTGAGCCACCTTTTGTCGGCGGACGATCGTACCTAA
- a CDS encoding sulfonate ABC transporter substrate-binding protein, whose amino-acid sequence MLRRNFLKLSAGSAVAAAFASRATAQGAVKEIRIGYQKTGVLVIARQQASLEKHFTPLGIEVKWVEFSSGPPMMEAMNVGSVDYGSVGDSPPVFAQAAGAAIVYAAGQPITNGQGILVPKDSPIRAIADLKGKRIGFTKGSSAHNIVVQTLEKAGLTYADITPVYLTPPDAGPAFANGSIEAWAIWDPYFAIGETKQSGRILINSREVTKTNSFYIANRDFAKNHGAILQQIVDVTAAAGKWAEQHRGEVAKSLAAITGVPLDIQTVAAERANFVVGPVTDDIVTTQQGVADRFHKLGLIPKPVVIRDIVWRNPAA is encoded by the coding sequence ATGCTGCGCCGGAACTTTCTGAAATTGTCCGCTGGATCCGCAGTCGCCGCGGCGTTCGCATCGCGCGCGACCGCGCAGGGCGCCGTGAAGGAAATTCGTATCGGCTACCAGAAGACCGGCGTGCTGGTTATCGCGCGCCAGCAGGCGTCCCTGGAAAAACATTTCACGCCGCTGGGCATCGAGGTGAAATGGGTCGAGTTCTCCTCGGGTCCTCCGATGATGGAGGCGATGAACGTCGGCAGCGTCGACTACGGTTCGGTCGGCGATTCCCCGCCGGTGTTCGCACAGGCCGCGGGTGCCGCGATCGTGTATGCCGCCGGCCAGCCCATCACCAACGGCCAGGGCATCCTGGTGCCGAAGGATTCGCCGATCCGCGCCATCGCTGACCTGAAGGGCAAGCGTATCGGCTTCACCAAGGGCTCCAGCGCCCACAACATCGTGGTGCAGACGCTGGAGAAGGCCGGCCTCACCTATGCCGACATCACCCCGGTCTATCTGACGCCGCCTGATGCGGGCCCCGCCTTCGCCAATGGCAGCATCGAGGCCTGGGCGATCTGGGATCCCTATTTCGCGATCGGCGAGACCAAGCAAAGCGGGCGCATCCTGATCAATTCGCGCGAGGTCACCAAGACCAATTCCTTCTACATCGCCAATCGCGATTTCGCCAAGAACCACGGCGCCATCCTGCAGCAGATCGTCGACGTGACGGCGGCGGCCGGCAAGTGGGCCGAACAGCATCGCGGCGAGGTCGCCAAATCGCTGGCCGCGATCACCGGCGTCCCGCTGGACATCCAGACCGTCGCGGCCGAACGCGCCAACTTCGTCGTCGGCCCTGTCACCGACGACATCGTCACGACCCAGCAGGGCGTCGCCGACCGCTTCCACAAGCTCGGCCTGATCCCGAAGCCGGTCGTCATCCGCGACATCGTCTGGCGCAACCCGGCAGCCTGA
- a CDS encoding sulfonate ABC transporter substrate-binding protein, which yields MRRIIQRVIAAIVLSIGIVAAAIGTSYGQDKQDKVVRIGYQKYGKLVLLKSKGTLEPKLAADGYKVVWTEFPSGPPLLEALNVGAIDFGTTGEAPPIFAQAAGAPIQYVAYEPPAPKGEAILVPKDSPLRSVAELKGKKVALNKGSNVHYLLVKALEKAGVKYSEIEPVFLAPADARAASERGAVDAWVIWDPFQAAAEAATGARTLADGTGIVANYQFYFFSKKFLEANPKIVDAVLSELSAVDDWAKGDIHAVAEQLAPAIGLPVPVVEVALKRQSYGIKPITDAVIADQQQVADAFFALSLIPKSIRISDVAWKPGS from the coding sequence ATGAGGCGTATCATTCAGCGCGTGATCGCAGCCATCGTGCTGTCGATCGGCATCGTCGCCGCCGCGATCGGCACTTCGTACGGCCAGGACAAGCAGGACAAGGTGGTCCGCATCGGCTACCAGAAATACGGCAAGCTGGTGCTGCTCAAGAGCAAGGGCACGCTGGAGCCGAAGCTCGCCGCCGACGGCTACAAGGTGGTGTGGACCGAATTCCCCTCCGGTCCGCCGCTGCTCGAAGCGCTCAATGTCGGCGCGATCGATTTCGGCACCACCGGCGAGGCCCCGCCGATCTTCGCGCAGGCCGCCGGCGCGCCGATCCAGTATGTCGCCTATGAGCCGCCGGCGCCGAAGGGCGAGGCGATCCTGGTGCCGAAGGACAGCCCGCTGAGATCGGTCGCCGAGCTCAAGGGCAAGAAGGTCGCGCTGAACAAGGGCTCCAACGTCCATTATCTCCTGGTCAAGGCGCTGGAGAAGGCGGGCGTCAAATACTCCGAGATCGAGCCGGTGTTCCTCGCGCCCGCCGATGCGCGCGCAGCCTCCGAGCGTGGCGCAGTCGATGCCTGGGTGATCTGGGATCCGTTCCAGGCCGCGGCGGAAGCGGCCACCGGTGCGCGCACGCTCGCGGACGGCACCGGGATCGTCGCCAACTACCAGTTCTATTTCTTCTCGAAGAAATTCCTCGAAGCCAACCCGAAGATCGTCGATGCCGTTCTGTCGGAGCTCAGCGCGGTCGACGATTGGGCCAAGGGCGACATCCATGCCGTCGCCGAGCAACTGGCGCCGGCGATCGGTCTTCCCGTCCCGGTGGTCGAGGTGGCGCTGAAGCGGCAGTCCTACGGCATCAAGCCGATCACCGACGCTGTCATCGCCGACCAGCAGCAGGTTGCGGACGCGTTCTTCGCGCTGAGCCTCATTCCCAAATCCATCAGGATTTCCGACGTGGCTTGGAAACCCGGTTCGTGA
- the fliN gene encoding flagellar motor switch protein FliN — MSDTDGQVPLPDLNGPLPPTGTDVGYTEDEYAARAAADLEAVFDVPVQVSAVLGRSKMDVGELLKLGPGTVLELDRRVGEAIDIYVNNKLVARGEVVLVEDKLGVTMTEIIKTERS; from the coding sequence ATGAGCGACACCGACGGACAGGTCCCGCTGCCCGATCTCAACGGCCCGCTGCCGCCCACCGGCACCGATGTCGGCTACACCGAGGACGAATATGCGGCGCGCGCCGCCGCCGACCTCGAGGCCGTGTTCGACGTTCCCGTGCAGGTCTCGGCCGTGCTCGGCCGCTCCAAGATGGACGTCGGCGAGCTCTTGAAGCTCGGGCCCGGCACCGTGCTCGAGCTCGACCGGCGCGTCGGCGAAGCCATCGACATCTACGTCAACAACAAGCTGGTCGCCCGCGGCGAAGTCGTCCTGGTGGAAGACAAGCTCGGCGTGACCATGACCGAAATCATCAAGACCGAACGCAGCTAG
- a CDS encoding flavin reductase family protein: MNVVPRDLMTEIPVSSADFRGAMRHLTGGVSVITAGRGKDITGMTVTSVTSLSVDPPTLLVGINRDASSFPLIRRCGAFGVNILAADQLEIAERFAGKGGLKGADRFAGSQWVTSVSGVPLLVGALSAVDCEVEEIVERHSHGIVIGRVRDVKNSTRHAALAYWHGQYVAVDQDEDAARLADVSVPASVRRGV, encoded by the coding sequence ATGAATGTAGTGCCTCGCGATCTCATGACCGAAATTCCCGTCTCGTCCGCCGATTTTCGCGGCGCCATGCGCCATCTCACCGGCGGGGTCAGCGTCATCACCGCCGGACGGGGCAAGGACATCACCGGCATGACGGTGACCTCGGTGACCTCGCTTTCGGTCGATCCGCCGACGCTGTTGGTCGGCATCAACCGTGACGCCTCGTCCTTCCCGCTGATCCGGCGTTGCGGCGCCTTCGGCGTCAACATTCTCGCGGCCGACCAGCTCGAAATCGCCGAACGCTTTGCCGGCAAGGGCGGCCTGAAGGGCGCCGATCGCTTTGCAGGCAGCCAGTGGGTGACGTCGGTCTCGGGCGTTCCGCTGCTGGTCGGCGCCTTGTCCGCCGTCGATTGCGAGGTCGAGGAGATCGTCGAGCGCCATTCGCACGGCATCGTCATCGGCCGCGTCAGGGACGTCAAAAATTCCACCCGCCACGCCGCGCTGGCCTATTGGCATGGTCAGTACGTGGCGGTCGACCAGGATGAGGACGCCGCCAGGCTTGCGGACGTCAGCGTTCCCGCGAGCGTACGACGCGGCGTTTGA
- a CDS encoding sigma-54 interaction domain-containing protein → MRLLIVGTLKGQLTTATKIAMENGATVTHAEDLEQAMRVLRGGKGADLLLVDVALDIRDLVMRLEAEHIHAPIVACGITNDARAAVAAIHAGAKEYIPLPPDPELIAAVLAAVANDSRELVYRDEAMAKVVKLAQQIAGSDASVMITGESGTGKEVLARYVHTRSARAKRPFISINCAAIPEHLLESELFGHEKGAFTGAIARRIGKFEEATGGTLLLDEISEMDVRLQSKLLRAIQERVIDRVGGTKPVPVDIRIIATSNRNLVDAVREGTFREDLLFRLNVVNLKIPPLRERPLDILELAQHFVKKYAEANGVPLRPISAEARRVLSSNRWQGNVRELENTMHRAVLMAQGDEIGPDAILTPDGDRLDLAKTVPAVAHATMAAEQVTRALVGRTVADVERDLILETLKHCLGNRTHAANILGISIRTLRNKLNEYSDGGIPITPAGTPGEYPRMPMVGA, encoded by the coding sequence ATGCGGCTTCTCATCGTTGGCACATTGAAGGGCCAGCTCACAACCGCCACCAAGATCGCGATGGAGAACGGCGCCACCGTGACCCACGCCGAGGATCTCGAGCAGGCGATGCGGGTGCTGCGCGGCGGCAAGGGCGCCGACCTGCTGCTGGTCGACGTTGCCCTCGACATCCGCGACCTCGTGATGCGGCTCGAGGCCGAGCACATCCACGCCCCGATCGTCGCCTGCGGCATCACCAACGACGCCCGCGCCGCGGTCGCCGCGATCCACGCCGGCGCCAAGGAATACATCCCGCTGCCGCCGGATCCGGAGCTGATCGCCGCGGTGCTGGCCGCCGTCGCCAACGATTCCCGCGAGCTGGTCTATCGCGACGAGGCGATGGCGAAGGTCGTGAAGCTCGCCCAGCAGATCGCAGGCTCCGACGCCTCGGTGATGATCACCGGCGAGTCCGGCACCGGCAAGGAAGTGCTGGCCCGCTACGTCCACACCCGCTCGGCGCGCGCCAAGCGCCCGTTCATCTCGATCAACTGCGCCGCGATCCCCGAGCATCTGCTCGAATCCGAGCTGTTCGGCCACGAGAAGGGCGCCTTCACCGGCGCGATCGCCCGCCGCATCGGCAAGTTCGAGGAAGCGACCGGCGGCACGCTGCTGCTCGACGAAATCTCGGAGATGGACGTTCGCCTGCAATCGAAACTGCTCCGCGCCATCCAGGAGCGCGTGATCGATCGCGTCGGCGGCACCAAGCCGGTCCCGGTCGACATCCGCATCATCGCGACCTCGAACCGCAATCTGGTGGACGCCGTGCGCGAAGGCACGTTCCGCGAGGATCTGCTGTTCCGCCTCAACGTCGTGAATTTGAAGATCCCGCCGCTGCGCGAGCGTCCCCTCGACATCCTCGAGCTCGCCCAGCATTTCGTGAAGAAATACGCCGAGGCCAACGGCGTGCCGTTGCGCCCGATCTCGGCGGAAGCGCGGCGCGTGCTCTCCAGCAACCGCTGGCAGGGCAACGTCCGCGAGCTCGAGAACACCATGCACCGCGCGGTGCTGATGGCGCAGGGCGACGAGATCGGACCCGATGCCATCCTGACGCCGGACGGCGACCGCCTGGACCTCGCCAAGACCGTGCCGGCCGTGGCGCATGCCACGATGGCCGCCGAGCAGGTGACGCGGGCGCTGGTGGGGCGCACCGTCGCCGACGTCGAACGCGACCTGATCCTGGAGACGCTGAAGCACTGCCTCGGCAACCGCACCCACGCCGCCAACATCCTCGGCATCTCGATCCGCACGCTGCGCAACAAGCTCAACGAATATTCCGACGGCGGCATCCCGATCACGCCCGCCGGCACGCCCGGCGAATATCCGCGGATGCCGATGGTGGGGGCGTAG